A window of the Schlesneria paludicola DSM 18645 genome harbors these coding sequences:
- a CDS encoding thioredoxin, whose product MSTILGFLGDLLPFLLVMLAVSSTCIWLATCIAVVLGRRGSAAIRHRLWGLSMVAVLVAPILISTLPTPRWTTWNLPSIPAGSPSSILNRIVPNEAPDAEQSERSERRSAVDSVGPNAASRILVDDGHDVSMQSDAANPPRLDKVGTSITTKPERERAQASSVSITNRGAWQILSRRALLTVACWIWLAGAAVSGILLAVSLRHVSRWLRNAIPLEVGREVDLCCELCRHLSIASPIQMVISPETLVPFVTGLRRPVLVLPTGSGQWTTERLKVVIAHELMHVRRGDVLWQLIGRVCLIPTWFHPLGWYAMSRLRIECEHACDDAVLLSGELPCDYASHLVEIAAGLRRSAQLLPTHVVAMAKHSLVEARVRSILDSQRRRHPVSHPRAWCFALGMFAAIVLIVTILPGRSESKPPNSDHSQVVAQNTLPPLPPMAIGGGKPQAEGRPSRIDEALDEPISREFPEGVSFTEILTSLVEGYQIPIRFDEMSFMRSRIEWSHLPGYVGKGVKLRDLLNEILTPLLPVDDGALDLHDSHGVLVVASKRAQNSPDIPRESVVLTTITGSVHDQNGHPISKARIEIRSGYQSTFMLSDGEGCFRVRTEFNAPYGLSILATDPATQHQVSWRFAPSWNPPAKTVPVAELVVKPLKKVIVEVVDEADSPVVGATVGASFDSRSSALVAHSDAEGKVEFSLTEGKLVGHIFAAARGKGVDYISYLDTRAYSEPDRKQPEQPEGHVRLKLTGARTITLNVRDEDGQPVSGVQFYPWLLRKPGDPLAELNLSMFQNFGRETTNQEGVAVFDWMPNETTGKGLTQFWHDSRKHIRRRVIHDPKKSPDGKLDVILQKPVMITGKVTSEDGQPVIGATISATGADYFHDQCRVSAKSGPDGSYTLSVFPHQIYLLVATTADQTLKGARDGILVYPGKPLTEMNLELKPSTRVFGRVTIGPNAQPVKGQQIQFYQYGKDLHQFQDAAFPNPDNENTWVCPMTVHATTTDADGQYEMQLSTGQFDIRGPEQHKVAKFEIKDRTPHEFNFHSERPDKGSYRGRVVTGESETPVENATVEIVAHSEFGRSIGATTDSDGRFHLTRGLFRSAFYARNKDRSLAGLIEIGPDDMEGTIKISPTATYSARILDHQGQPLPVGSKIQYGVHVHMGEKNAPFMTSYGGHGITREDGRVTFSGMVVGAKYHLSLEAENGRSWQGITEIIPKSSEPKDLGDLLLKPPVEPYKPPTLEQRIETAFQKPQSGTERYHSALVDAKLSHQHILVVFADPNRPATKSLYVAYYDDNEVRKLTHEFRAIAVPLTDEKLEAAQELATNLDLKLPVDGSPLLLIANDQGEVLGTARGDELSTGDPAVVDSAKLHAFLQRHVPSKVDAKQLLTDALEQAQRENKRVIVQQTATWCGPCWSLSRFLNKHRSIWEKDYIWIKMDERWQDVALVMKPIRKSAEGGIPWTAILDADGNVLVNSNQADGQNMGFPSASEPEGIEHFLMMLKSTAQRMNDEDLETLKVDLSKK is encoded by the coding sequence ATGTCAACGATCCTGGGATTCCTTGGCGATTTGCTCCCCTTTCTGCTCGTGATGCTCGCCGTTTCATCGACCTGTATTTGGTTGGCAACGTGCATCGCGGTCGTTCTGGGACGACGAGGTTCGGCGGCGATTCGACACCGGCTGTGGGGACTGTCGATGGTGGCGGTGCTTGTGGCGCCGATCTTGATTTCCACACTTCCGACTCCGCGGTGGACAACGTGGAATCTCCCGTCGATCCCTGCTGGATCCCCGTCCTCGATTCTGAATCGCATTGTTCCAAATGAAGCCCCAGATGCCGAACAATCCGAGCGTAGCGAACGTCGGAGCGCAGTTGATTCGGTTGGGCCGAACGCCGCATCAAGAATTCTCGTCGATGATGGACACGACGTTTCGATGCAAAGCGATGCTGCCAACCCGCCTCGATTGGACAAAGTCGGAACGAGTATCACCACGAAGCCGGAGAGGGAACGGGCCCAAGCGTCCTCCGTTTCGATCACGAACAGAGGCGCGTGGCAGATCCTCTCGCGACGTGCGTTACTGACCGTTGCCTGCTGGATATGGCTGGCGGGTGCGGCCGTGAGCGGCATTTTACTTGCCGTCTCACTCCGGCACGTGTCCCGCTGGCTGCGAAATGCGATTCCTCTTGAGGTGGGGCGAGAGGTCGACCTGTGCTGTGAGCTTTGTCGACATCTGTCGATCGCCTCTCCGATTCAAATGGTGATCTCACCGGAAACACTCGTTCCATTCGTGACGGGGCTTCGGCGGCCGGTGCTGGTGCTTCCTACGGGATCCGGACAGTGGACAACTGAACGATTGAAAGTCGTCATCGCTCATGAATTGATGCATGTTCGACGAGGCGATGTGTTATGGCAGCTCATCGGCCGTGTCTGCCTCATTCCCACCTGGTTCCATCCCCTCGGCTGGTACGCGATGTCGCGATTGCGGATTGAATGCGAGCACGCCTGCGACGATGCGGTTCTGCTGAGCGGTGAATTGCCATGCGACTATGCGAGCCATCTCGTCGAGATCGCAGCTGGCCTTCGCCGAAGTGCACAGCTATTGCCAACCCATGTGGTGGCCATGGCCAAGCACAGCCTGGTCGAAGCCCGAGTCCGATCCATTCTTGATTCACAAAGGCGACGCCACCCCGTAAGTCACCCTCGCGCCTGGTGCTTCGCACTGGGGATGTTCGCAGCGATCGTCCTCATCGTCACGATCCTGCCAGGTCGGAGCGAATCGAAGCCGCCCAACTCGGATCATTCGCAGGTCGTCGCGCAGAATACGCTTCCCCCGCTACCTCCAATGGCGATCGGTGGCGGCAAGCCGCAGGCGGAGGGCCGTCCAAGCCGGATCGATGAGGCGTTGGATGAACCGATCTCACGGGAGTTTCCGGAAGGTGTGTCATTCACCGAAATCCTGACGTCTTTGGTCGAGGGTTATCAGATTCCGATACGATTCGACGAAATGTCATTCATGCGGAGTCGAATCGAGTGGAGCCACCTGCCCGGATATGTGGGGAAGGGCGTCAAGCTGCGTGATTTGCTGAACGAGATCCTCACGCCGCTTCTTCCCGTCGACGATGGGGCGCTCGATCTGCATGACTCTCACGGAGTCCTGGTCGTCGCGTCGAAAAGAGCGCAAAACAGTCCGGATATCCCCCGAGAATCCGTTGTCTTGACGACGATTACCGGATCGGTTCATGACCAGAATGGTCACCCCATCAGCAAGGCTCGAATTGAGATCCGAAGCGGTTACCAGAGCACTTTTATGCTTTCTGACGGTGAAGGATGTTTTCGCGTTCGAACGGAATTCAACGCGCCCTATGGATTAAGTATCCTCGCAACAGATCCAGCCACCCAGCACCAGGTCAGTTGGCGATTCGCGCCAAGTTGGAATCCACCGGCGAAAACAGTTCCCGTGGCCGAACTGGTTGTGAAGCCGCTCAAAAAGGTGATCGTTGAGGTTGTTGATGAAGCCGATTCACCCGTTGTGGGGGCCACCGTTGGAGCGTCATTTGATTCCCGTAGCAGCGCGCTCGTCGCTCACAGCGATGCCGAAGGAAAGGTCGAATTCTCGCTGACGGAAGGGAAGCTCGTCGGCCATATCTTTGCCGCGGCACGCGGAAAGGGGGTTGACTATATTTCCTACCTTGACACTCGTGCCTATTCTGAACCGGATCGCAAACAACCAGAACAGCCTGAAGGGCACGTCCGACTAAAACTTACCGGAGCCCGTACGATCACCCTAAATGTCCGCGACGAAGACGGACAACCTGTGTCGGGCGTGCAGTTTTACCCTTGGCTGCTGCGAAAGCCAGGAGACCCTTTGGCCGAACTCAATTTGTCGATGTTCCAAAATTTCGGCCGCGAGACGACGAATCAGGAGGGCGTCGCCGTGTTCGATTGGATGCCAAACGAGACAACGGGGAAAGGATTAACGCAGTTCTGGCATGATTCACGAAAACATATCCGTCGGCGCGTGATTCATGATCCCAAGAAGTCCCCGGACGGCAAGCTGGACGTCATCCTGCAGAAGCCCGTCATGATTACCGGCAAAGTGACGAGTGAAGACGGGCAACCCGTCATCGGTGCCACGATTTCCGCCACGGGGGCCGACTATTTCCATGATCAGTGCCGCGTCTCCGCGAAATCTGGTCCTGACGGATCGTACACACTCAGTGTCTTTCCTCACCAGATTTATCTCCTCGTCGCAACAACGGCCGACCAGACACTCAAGGGGGCACGCGACGGCATATTGGTTTATCCCGGCAAGCCACTGACCGAAATGAATCTTGAACTGAAACCTTCGACACGTGTGTTCGGCCGTGTCACGATCGGCCCCAATGCTCAACCCGTCAAAGGCCAACAGATCCAGTTTTACCAGTACGGGAAGGACCTGCATCAATTCCAAGACGCAGCGTTCCCCAATCCGGACAACGAAAATACCTGGGTTTGCCCGATGACGGTTCATGCGACGACGACAGATGCGGATGGCCAGTACGAGATGCAGTTGAGCACCGGACAATTTGATATTCGTGGCCCTGAACAGCACAAGGTCGCAAAGTTCGAAATCAAAGACCGGACGCCGCACGAATTTAACTTTCACTCCGAACGGCCTGACAAAGGTTCCTACCGGGGACGAGTCGTCACGGGTGAATCAGAGACACCCGTCGAGAACGCGACGGTCGAAATTGTTGCTCATTCCGAATTTGGCCGATCGATTGGTGCGACGACAGACAGCGATGGTCGCTTTCATCTGACCCGCGGGCTATTTCGTTCTGCATTCTACGCACGCAACAAAGATCGAAGTCTGGCGGGACTGATCGAAATCGGACCCGATGATATGGAGGGGACGATCAAAATCTCACCCACGGCAACGTATTCCGCCCGTATTCTCGATCATCAAGGTCAGCCATTACCCGTTGGGAGCAAAATTCAATATGGCGTTCATGTTCACATGGGAGAGAAAAACGCACCATTTATGACGTCCTATGGTGGGCATGGCATCACGCGGGAGGACGGGCGAGTGACATTTTCCGGAATGGTTGTTGGGGCCAAGTACCACCTATCGCTCGAAGCGGAAAACGGTCGATCCTGGCAGGGAATCACCGAAATCATCCCCAAATCGTCAGAGCCCAAAGATCTGGGCGACTTACTACTAAAACCGCCCGTGGAACCCTACAAGCCGCCGACTCTGGAGCAACGAATTGAGACGGCATTTCAAAAACCGCAATCGGGCACCGAACGATATCACAGTGCTCTTGTCGACGCGAAACTGTCGCATCAACACATATTGGTCGTCTTTGCCGATCCCAATCGCCCGGCAACTAAATCGTTGTACGTGGCCTACTATGACGATAACGAGGTCCGGAAGTTGACACACGAGTTTCGGGCAATCGCGGTCCCATTGACTGACGAGAAACTCGAGGCAGCACAAGAACTGGCGACAAATCTCGATCTCAAACTTCCCGTAGACGGTTCACCCCTACTTTTGATTGCCAACGATCAAGGAGAAGTCCTGGGAACCGCTCGAGGCGATGAGCTGTCTACAGGCGATCCCGCCGTCGTAGACTCTGCCAAGCTTCACGCTTTTCTACAGCGCCACGTCCCGTCGAAGGTGGATGCGAAACAGCTGCTGACCGACGCGCTCGAACAGGCCCAGCGCGAGAATAAACGGGTGATTGTGCAGCAGACGGCGACCTGGTGTGGTCCGTGCTGGTCGCTGTCCCGCTTTCTCAACAAGCACCGCTCAATTTGGGAGAAAGACTACATCTGGATCAAGA
- a CDS encoding BlaI/MecI/CopY family transcriptional regulator, translating into MTGPSPLELGKRERQLVEAVYRLGEASVAQVLAELTDPPSYSSVRAMLSILVEKKILRQRHEGKRYLYRPATSRETARRSAFHQLLRTFFSGEPTAALATLLDLSAGQLTTDDLDRMKQLIEKTRQENG; encoded by the coding sequence ATGACGGGACCGTCTCCATTGGAACTGGGAAAGCGTGAGCGGCAGCTCGTCGAGGCGGTCTATCGCCTGGGAGAGGCCAGTGTGGCTCAGGTGCTCGCGGAACTGACCGACCCGCCGAGTTACTCGTCGGTGCGCGCGATGCTGTCGATCCTGGTCGAAAAGAAGATTCTGCGACAACGGCACGAGGGAAAGCGGTATCTCTATCGCCCCGCGACTTCCCGAGAAACGGCACGCCGTTCGGCATTTCATCAACTGCTGCGCACGTTTTTTAGCGGGGAGCCGACTGCCGCACTTGCGACACTTCTCGATTTGTCTGCAGGACAACTCACCACGGATGATCTTGATCGTATGAAACAACTGATCGAAAAAACTCGGCAGGAGAATGGTTGA
- a CDS encoding DUF1559 domain-containing protein, with the protein MVQKLSARRKTSGFTLIELLVVIAIIAVLIALLLPAVQQAREAARRTQCRNNLKQIGLAMHNYLSTYDTFPPAYVYVPGTLLGGTGTTDLNLHCYTEFILPYLDQGAIYNQINFTAPYWSPVNYGPLGLPNFTADNKTPVSNVVTAYICPSTPRSNNKVTQTFSDLGFPITWTSGAIDYGPFGGVIAGHPNAVYPTIVRPVSPQGRQQGILSNDNMKVRIGDVTDGTTNTLLLFELAGRNDEYRRGKLFKTNNTVGGAWADYNNAENWLTGSTIDGATQDGPCLINCTNRSGEGMYSFHPGGVNILLADGSVRSLSENTSQVTIVNLGTYQGGQITGEY; encoded by the coding sequence ATGGTTCAAAAGTTGTCTGCTCGTCGCAAGACATCGGGGTTCACCCTGATCGAGCTGCTGGTCGTGATCGCGATCATCGCGGTCTTGATTGCTTTGTTGTTGCCCGCCGTGCAGCAAGCACGCGAGGCTGCTCGTCGTACACAGTGCCGCAACAATTTGAAGCAAATTGGCTTGGCGATGCACAACTACCTCAGCACGTACGACACGTTCCCACCTGCGTATGTTTACGTGCCCGGTACGTTGCTTGGCGGAACAGGGACAACCGACCTGAACCTGCATTGCTACACCGAATTCATTCTGCCGTACCTTGATCAGGGTGCGATCTACAATCAAATCAATTTCACGGCACCCTACTGGTCGCCAGTCAACTATGGACCACTTGGTTTGCCGAATTTCACGGCCGACAATAAGACGCCGGTCAGCAATGTCGTCACCGCTTACATCTGCCCCAGTACACCACGTTCAAACAACAAGGTGACACAGACTTTCAGCGACCTCGGATTCCCCATCACCTGGACCTCCGGTGCAATTGACTACGGCCCATTCGGTGGCGTCATCGCCGGTCATCCCAATGCCGTTTATCCGACGATCGTTCGTCCTGTTTCACCACAGGGTCGTCAACAGGGGATTCTGAGCAACGACAATATGAAGGTTCGCATCGGCGACGTGACGGACGGAACAACCAATACACTGCTGTTGTTCGAATTGGCCGGTCGAAATGACGAATACCGACGTGGCAAGTTGTTCAAGACGAACAATACCGTCGGCGGTGCCTGGGCCGACTACAACAATGCCGAAAACTGGCTCACCGGTTCGACCATTGATGGCGCAACACAAGATGGCCCTTGCTTGATCAACTGCACCAACCGCAGTGGCGAAGGCATGTACAGCTTCCATCCGGGAGGTGTGAACATTCTGTTGGCCGATGGTTCGGTCCGCAGCTTGTCGGAAAACACCAGCCAGGTCACGATCGTCAATCTGGGCACGTACCAGGGTGGACAAATCACCGGCGAGTACTAA
- a CDS encoding TlpA family protein disulfide reductase yields MEGVQAIRRGFVGVGIVLLGLLLTGIPHFAVAQASNAISVRVVDKAGYDKAIAAYKGKVVVVDCWATWCNPCRKAFPQTVELSKTYASKGVVVVSLCFDNPVKGQASDAVKKFLTTSNATFENLLSSVDISEDGADVFEIPDGALPHFKIYGKDGKLFKTFQSGEGKEFTHEEIEAAVKAAVKAP; encoded by the coding sequence ATGGAAGGCGTCCAGGCAATTCGTCGCGGATTCGTTGGAGTCGGCATCGTTTTATTGGGACTCTTGCTGACGGGAATTCCCCATTTCGCGGTGGCCCAAGCATCCAACGCCATCAGCGTACGTGTCGTCGACAAGGCGGGTTATGACAAAGCGATTGCGGCCTACAAAGGCAAAGTCGTCGTCGTGGATTGCTGGGCGACCTGGTGCAATCCTTGCCGCAAGGCCTTTCCACAAACGGTCGAACTGAGCAAAACGTACGCCTCAAAAGGTGTCGTCGTCGTCTCGCTTTGTTTCGACAATCCCGTGAAAGGCCAGGCGTCCGACGCTGTCAAAAAGTTTCTAACCACTAGCAATGCCACCTTTGAGAATCTGTTGAGTTCCGTGGATATCTCTGAGGATGGAGCGGACGTCTTCGAAATTCCCGACGGTGCACTTCCGCACTTTAAGATCTATGGCAAAGACGGCAAGCTCTTCAAAACATTCCAAAGCGGGGAAGGAAAAGAGTTCACGCACGAAGAAATCGAAGCCGCCGTCAAAGCCGCCGTCAAAGCTCCATAA
- the hisD gene encoding histidinol dehydrogenase, giving the protein MTLTIPTIDCSVQDPVKALAELRRKLSPQGDIVSEAGRQRTIALFGEPLAPRQVVQRICADVRERGLAAVLEYTAKLDHQRLTLDTMRVSAAELKAAHESCDHEFLSTIRRIRENIVEFQSQILHGDVQLIRLQGSGRVELRQRYLPLKRIGICVPGGAAAYPSTVLMTAVPAQTAGVKEIVVVVPPTEFGGYNKSLLATCAEIGITEIYRIGGAQAVAAMAYGVEGLPRVDKIVGPGNLFVALAKQHVYGEVDIDSIAGPSEVVLLADDSAMPRYVAADLISQAEHSPGSAILITWHAPLIDAVRTELTQQLSQLPRGDLARTSLNEYGAIVLVRDANQAAQLADLLAPEHLHISTRVPEDLLKTIQNAGAIFMGHQTPVAVGDYFAGPSHVLPTGGTARFANGLCANDFLKRSSVISYNHAALQDAADDIRRLAAVEGLTAHSSSVDVRLDNP; this is encoded by the coding sequence GTGACGCTCACCATTCCCACGATTGATTGTTCCGTTCAAGACCCCGTCAAAGCCCTGGCTGAGTTGCGACGCAAGCTGAGTCCCCAGGGAGATATCGTTTCTGAAGCGGGACGCCAACGGACCATTGCACTGTTTGGAGAGCCGCTTGCGCCGCGGCAGGTCGTTCAACGGATCTGTGCCGATGTGCGAGAACGCGGGCTGGCTGCCGTGCTGGAATACACGGCAAAACTCGATCATCAACGGCTCACGCTGGACACAATGCGCGTGTCGGCGGCGGAACTCAAGGCCGCACACGAATCGTGCGACCATGAGTTTTTGTCCACGATTCGTCGCATCCGCGAAAACATCGTGGAATTTCAGTCGCAGATCCTGCATGGGGATGTGCAGTTGATCCGCCTGCAGGGATCAGGCCGCGTTGAGTTACGCCAACGTTATCTGCCGCTGAAGCGCATCGGGATTTGCGTTCCTGGAGGTGCGGCGGCTTATCCATCGACCGTGCTGATGACGGCCGTACCAGCTCAAACAGCGGGTGTGAAAGAGATTGTTGTAGTCGTGCCGCCGACCGAATTTGGCGGATACAACAAGTCATTGCTTGCCACCTGCGCGGAAATCGGCATTACCGAGATCTACCGCATTGGCGGTGCGCAGGCTGTCGCGGCAATGGCTTATGGTGTCGAGGGCTTACCACGCGTCGACAAGATCGTCGGGCCCGGCAATCTGTTCGTGGCGCTCGCCAAGCAGCACGTGTACGGGGAAGTCGATATCGACAGCATTGCGGGGCCGAGCGAAGTCGTGCTACTCGCGGACGATTCGGCCATGCCGCGCTACGTTGCGGCAGATCTGATTTCGCAGGCCGAGCACAGTCCAGGTTCAGCCATCTTGATCACCTGGCACGCTCCCTTGATCGACGCGGTGCGCACGGAACTGACACAGCAATTGTCGCAATTGCCGCGAGGCGACCTGGCACGCACAAGTTTGAACGAGTATGGCGCGATCGTCCTGGTGCGTGACGCGAATCAGGCGGCACAACTCGCGGACCTTTTGGCTCCAGAACATCTGCACATCTCAACACGTGTGCCAGAAGATCTGCTGAAGACGATTCAGAATGCCGGCGCGATCTTTATGGGGCATCAAACTCCTGTCGCCGTAGGGGATTACTTCGCTGGGCCTTCGCACGTCCTGCCGACGGGTGGAACCGCGCGTTTTGCCAACGGACTGTGTGCCAATGACTTTCTGAAACGATCTAGCGTGATTTCGTACAATCACGCAGCACTGCAGGACGCGGCCGACGATATTCGTCGACTGGCTGCTGTTGAAGGGCTGACTGCACATAGCTCAAGCGTCGACGTTCGTCTCGACAATCCCTAA
- the ald gene encoding alanine dehydrogenase yields the protein MRIGVPREVKSDEYRVAMLPVGVDELTRAGHEVLIESGAGMGSGLTDEMYQANGAHLVSTAAEVWAAADLIVKVKEPQASEWPHLRAGQLVFTYFHLAASEELTKNLLATGITAVAYETLRGPKGDLPCLTPMSEVAGRMSIQEGAKYLERPQLGRGILLAGVPGVAPAHIAILGGGVVGKNAARIAAGFQADVVILDVNVDRLRYLEDIMPPNVNTVFSDRHNIREQLQLADLVIGAVLVEGARAPRLITRDDLKLMKPGAVIIDVAVDQGGCVETTRPTTHSSPTYVIDGIVHYCVTNMPGAVGRTSTHALCNVTLPYVMRLANQGLQTATTNDPGFANAVNLHQGRVTNRPVADTFQLPYSPFTA from the coding sequence ATGCGTATCGGCGTCCCGCGTGAGGTGAAGTCTGACGAGTATCGGGTTGCGATGCTGCCAGTAGGCGTCGATGAACTCACCCGGGCCGGTCACGAAGTTCTGATTGAATCTGGCGCCGGCATGGGTAGCGGTCTGACCGATGAGATGTATCAGGCCAATGGTGCCCATCTCGTTTCGACCGCCGCGGAAGTCTGGGCGGCCGCCGACTTGATCGTCAAAGTTAAAGAACCTCAAGCATCCGAATGGCCACACCTTCGGGCGGGGCAACTTGTCTTCACCTACTTTCATCTGGCTGCCAGCGAAGAACTGACCAAGAATTTGCTGGCAACAGGAATTACCGCGGTCGCCTATGAAACGCTTCGCGGCCCGAAAGGCGACCTTCCCTGCTTGACGCCAATGAGCGAAGTAGCGGGACGGATGAGTATTCAAGAGGGAGCGAAGTATCTGGAACGGCCGCAACTGGGGCGAGGTATTTTGCTCGCCGGCGTCCCCGGAGTCGCACCGGCCCATATCGCGATCCTGGGTGGCGGTGTCGTCGGAAAGAACGCGGCACGGATCGCAGCCGGTTTTCAAGCCGATGTGGTGATCCTGGATGTCAACGTAGATCGACTGCGCTACCTCGAAGACATCATGCCGCCGAATGTGAATACCGTCTTCAGCGACCGACATAACATTCGCGAACAACTACAACTGGCCGATCTGGTCATTGGTGCGGTACTGGTCGAGGGGGCACGAGCTCCGCGACTCATCACGCGTGACGACCTCAAACTGATGAAGCCCGGCGCCGTGATTATCGATGTCGCGGTGGATCAAGGCGGCTGCGTCGAAACCACCCGGCCGACAACCCATTCCAGCCCGACGTATGTGATTGACGGCATCGTTCACTATTGTGTCACGAATATGCCCGGTGCAGTCGGGCGGACAAGCACGCATGCGCTCTGTAACGTGACTCTGCCCTACGTCATGCGACTCGCCAATCAAGGTCTGCAGACAGCAACGACGAATGATCCAGGGTTTGCGAACGCCGTGAATCTGCATCAAGGTCGCGTCACCAATCGCCCCGTGGCCGATACGTTTCAATTGCCGTACTCGCCATTCACCGCTTGA
- the der gene encoding ribosome biogenesis GTPase Der, producing MSVPKVAIVGRPNVGKSSIMNWLAHKRVSVVDPMAGVTRDRVTYLMHVEDRYFELIDTGGIGIVDVGELTDEVDTQIRIAIEQADVIMFVVEGPAGITALDQEVSRRLWKIEKPKLLVVNKCDSPKVDQEVAEFYQVADAPMVTISVKGNRNQDLLLHSILKVLPDADDSEAEEGEQLEEVPELKLAIVGRRNVGKSTFINQLADDDRVIVSEIPGTTRDSIDVRFQMDEKAFIAIDTPGVRKRKSLANNVEWYGLARAKRSIRRANVVLMFFDCLETVSKVDKQLVGEIHSEHKPCIFVVNKWDLAPEATATTDWAEYLFKNFSHMRHVPVCVITAKEGRNIKKLINLAQSIYKQSRFRAKTGELNKLVRAAVKNAPPPVRMNRTPRILYATQVSTEPPTIVIKCNAAELFDEDYKRYLLGVLRERLPFKEVPIKLYFRSKSDDQRGEREELISSALDKGIDMDEFEDEIMGTDLDDE from the coding sequence ATGTCCGTGCCCAAAGTCGCCATCGTCGGTCGTCCCAATGTTGGCAAAAGCTCCATTATGAACTGGCTCGCTCATAAGCGAGTTTCGGTTGTTGATCCAATGGCTGGCGTCACACGAGACCGTGTGACCTATTTGATGCATGTGGAAGATCGCTATTTCGAGCTGATCGATACGGGGGGAATTGGAATCGTCGATGTCGGAGAACTGACCGACGAAGTCGATACCCAAATTCGAATTGCCATCGAACAAGCTGACGTGATCATGTTCGTCGTTGAAGGGCCGGCGGGAATCACCGCGCTCGATCAGGAAGTCAGTCGGCGACTTTGGAAGATCGAAAAGCCTAAGCTGCTGGTCGTCAACAAATGTGACTCGCCGAAAGTGGATCAGGAAGTTGCTGAGTTCTATCAGGTCGCCGACGCACCGATGGTCACCATCAGCGTCAAAGGCAACCGGAATCAAGACCTTCTGCTGCATTCCATTTTGAAGGTCTTGCCTGACGCTGATGACTCGGAGGCCGAAGAAGGCGAGCAACTCGAAGAAGTGCCCGAGCTGAAACTGGCCATTGTCGGACGGCGCAACGTCGGCAAGAGCACCTTCATCAACCAACTTGCTGACGATGATCGCGTCATCGTCAGCGAGATTCCCGGCACGACGCGCGACAGTATCGACGTCCGGTTTCAAATGGACGAAAAGGCCTTCATCGCCATCGATACGCCCGGTGTCCGCAAGCGAAAGAGTCTTGCGAACAACGTGGAATGGTACGGCCTAGCCCGCGCCAAACGCAGTATTCGACGTGCGAATGTGGTGTTGATGTTCTTTGACTGCCTTGAAACCGTCTCGAAGGTTGACAAGCAACTGGTTGGTGAAATTCACTCCGAACACAAGCCTTGCATCTTCGTCGTGAACAAGTGGGATCTGGCTCCAGAAGCAACTGCCACGACGGACTGGGCCGAGTACCTGTTCAAGAACTTCTCGCATATGCGACACGTTCCTGTTTGCGTCATCACGGCCAAAGAGGGCCGTAACATCAAGAAATTGATCAACCTCGCCCAGTCGATCTATAAGCAATCTCGTTTTCGTGCGAAAACGGGAGAGCTCAATAAGCTCGTTCGTGCAGCCGTCAAGAATGCTCCGCCACCAGTGCGGATGAATCGCACACCACGAATTCTGTATGCGACGCAAGTCTCGACCGAACCTCCGACGATTGTCATCAAGTGCAATGCGGCCGAACTGTTCGACGAAGATTACAAGCGATATCTGCTTGGGGTCTTGCGCGAACGATTGCCGTTCAAGGAAGTGCCGATCAAGCTGTACTTCCGCTCCAAATCGGATGATCAGAGGGGCGAACGCGAGGAATTGATTTCGTCGGCCCTGGATAAGGGAATCGACATGGATGAATTCGAAGACGAGATCATGGGAACCGACCTCGACGACGAATGA